From Ammospiza caudacuta isolate bAmmCau1 chromosome 23, bAmmCau1.pri, whole genome shotgun sequence, one genomic window encodes:
- the JAM3 gene encoding junctional adhesion molecule C: protein MALRRPELLRLLLLLLPLLGCRLLAVELTSSNTKPVVQEFQSVELSCIIKSTVTPDPRIEWKKIRNGETSYVFFGNKMQGDFATRAEILSRTSLVIKNTTRMDTATYRCEVAAPSDTKTIDEINIQLTVQVKPVTPRCSVPKAVPVGKSASLHCHENEGFPKSTYSWYRNSEPLSADSKSKPHNSSYTLNPATGTLVFHAVHKGDTGRYSCIATNEAGFAKCEEQEMEVYDLNIGGIIGGVLVVLAVLVLITFGICCAYRRGYFANGKESGESYKTPAKPDGVNYIRTDDEGDFRHKSSFVI, encoded by the exons GCTGCAGACTCTTAGCTGTGGAGCTGACATCCAGCAACACCAAGCCCGTGGTGCAGGAATTCCAAA GTGTGGAGCTGTCCTGCATCATTAAATCCACGGTGACGCCTGATCCCAGAATCGAGTGGAAGAAAATCCGGAATGGAGAAACCTCTTACGTGTTTTTTGGCAACAAAATGCAGG GAGACTTTGCGACCCGGGCAGAGATCCTGAGCAGGACTTCCCTGGTGATCAAGAACACGACGAGGATGGACACGGCCACGTACCGCTGTGAGGTGGCTGCACCCTCCGACACCAAAACCATCGACGAGATCAACATCCAGCTCACAGTCCAAG TGAAACCCGTGACTCCCAGATGCTCTGTGCCTAAAGCTGTCCCTGTTGGCAAGTCAGCCTCTCTTCACTGCCACGAGAACGAAGGTTTCCCCAAGTCCACCTACAGCTGGTACCGCAACAGCGAACCCCTGTCAGCCGACAGCAAATCCAAACCCCACAACTCCTCCTACACCCTGAACCCTGCCACGGGCACTCTG gtTTTCCATGCAGTGCACAAAGGTGACACAGGGCGTTACTCCTGCATAGCAACAAACGAGGCTGGCTTTGCCAagtgtgaggagcaggagatggaaGTCT ATGACCTCAATATTGGTGGGATAATCGGGGGAGTCCTGGTGGTCCTTGCAGTCCTGGTGCTCATCACTTTTGGGATCTGCTGTGCCTACAGAAGGGGATACTTTGCAAATGGCAAAGAGAGTGGGGAAAG CTACAAGACTCCAGCAAAGCCTGATGGCGTTAACTATATCCGGACAGATGATGAG GGCGACTTCAGACACAAGTCTTCGTTTGTCATCTAA